The Streptomyces laurentii genome contains a region encoding:
- a CDS encoding nitroreductase (FMN binding site [chemical binding];~Proteins ofthis family catalyzethe reduction of flavin or nitrocompounds using NAD(P)H as electron donor in a obligatory two-electron transfer, utilizing FMN or FAD as cofactor. They are often found to be homodimers. Enzymes ofthis family are...; cl00514;~dimer interface [polypeptide binding];~identified by MetaGeneAnnotator; putative;~nitroreductase [Streptomyces cattleya NRRL 8057 = DSM46488]), with translation MPDPLFTAGRSACSAAHMDQTNEPNGAPAVGTAYPTVPHRPLAVPAGEAEERARAFHEVMARRRTVRDFSDRPLPEGVVEWAIRTAATAPSGAHVQPWRFVVLTDPERKRRLREAAETEEREFYGRRASAEWLEALAPLGTDWSKPFLETAPAVIVVFEVHKGPDTPRPYYTKESVGIAVGLLLATLHQAGLATLTHTPSPMRFLNEVCDRPPEERAAYVIPVGYPAEDARVPDLRRKPLEQVMVRL, from the coding sequence GTGCCGGATCCGCTGTTTACCGCGGGCCGCTCGGCGTGCTCTGCTGCGCACATGGACCAGACCAATGAGCCGAACGGCGCACCGGCCGTCGGCACCGCGTACCCCACCGTCCCGCACCGGCCGCTGGCCGTCCCGGCCGGGGAGGCCGAGGAACGGGCCCGCGCCTTCCACGAGGTGATGGCCCGCCGGCGTACCGTGCGCGACTTCAGCGACCGCCCGCTGCCCGAGGGCGTGGTGGAGTGGGCGATCCGTACCGCCGCCACCGCGCCGAGCGGGGCGCACGTCCAGCCGTGGCGTTTCGTCGTCCTCACCGACCCCGAGCGCAAGCGGCGCCTGCGCGAGGCCGCCGAGACGGAGGAACGGGAGTTCTACGGCCGGCGCGCCTCGGCCGAGTGGCTGGAGGCCCTGGCACCGCTGGGCACCGACTGGAGCAAGCCGTTCCTGGAGACCGCGCCCGCGGTGATCGTGGTCTTCGAGGTCCACAAGGGGCCGGACACACCGCGCCCTTACTACACCAAGGAATCGGTCGGCATCGCTGTCGGCCTGCTCCTGGCCACGCTCCACCAGGCCGGTCTGGCGACCCTCACCCACACCCCGAGCCCGATGCGCTTCCTGAACGAGGTCTGCGACCGCCCGCCGGAGGAGCGGGCCGCCTACGTCATCCCCGTCGGCTACCCGGCCGAGGACGCCCGCGTCCCCGACCTCCGCCGCAAGCCCCTGGAGCAGGTGATGGTGCGCCTCTGA
- a CDS encoding hypothetical protein (identified by MetaGeneAnnotator; putative;~sequence version:1): MQLRWRDWLSWSFGRTITRGAAARRSNAAGGSTSRNQERLDDRHLGRLAQARAVLTRDAPADDDDGRLAAYPAAPDVDRARTVWRAEVKTPLGS; encoded by the coding sequence GTGCAGCTCCGTTGGAGGGACTGGCTGAGCTGGAGCTTTGGCAGGACGATCACGCGAGGCGCGGCTGCCCGTCGGTCGAATGCCGCAGGTGGCTCCACCAGCCGTAACCAAGAGCGGCTGGACGATCGCCACTTGGGCCGACTGGCTCAGGCACGTGCCGTCCTCACGCGCGACGCGCCGGCCGATGACGACGACGGTCGACTGGCCGCCTACCCGGCCGCCCCGGACGTCGACCGCGCTCGCACCGTCTGGCGGGCCGAGGTCAAGACACCGCTCGGCTCCTGA